From the Lathyrus oleraceus cultivar Zhongwan6 chromosome 4, CAAS_Psat_ZW6_1.0, whole genome shotgun sequence genome, one window contains:
- the LOC127135058 gene encoding uncharacterized protein LOC127135058 has translation MAEHLENKNRELKEEVSRLSALGESLLQAQKQVVNAQASTSNQAPEVAPTPMPAPVTGSANVMPSGYPWGMPHNFMPEGHHPQVQVKSASSPVPVVPPPIVNYVPTPTLIPQARVDEIIYHSKAFENPDVYDKIDEMRDHFSNLRKEMKALRGKDLFGKSVSELCLVPNVKIPTKFKVPDFENYKGNGCPLSHLIILSGAALKWYMGLDCGSVCTFNELGEAFVRQYKYNVDMALDRDQEFDSST, from the exons ATGGCCGAACATCTAGAGAACAAGAACAGAGAGCTCAAAGAAGAAGTCAGCCGGTTATCTGCTTTGGGGGAGTCCCTGCTTCAAGCTCAGAAGCAAGTTGTAAATGCGCAAGCATCCACGTCCAATCAAGCACCTGAGGTAGCTCCTACCCCTATGCCAGCCCCTGTTACGGGATCAGCTAATGTCATGCCTTCCGGCTACCCTTGGGGAATGCCCCATAATTTCATGCCCGAAGGACATCATCCGCAAGTGCAAGTTAagtcggcatctagcccggtccctgtgGTGCCACCTCCGATAGTTAATTATGTTCCTACTCCAACTCTCATTCCTCAAGCCCGTGTTGACGAGATTATCTACCATTCCAAGGCCTTTGAGAACCCGGATGTGTATGACAAGATAGACGAGATGAGAGACCATTTCTCTAATTTGAGGAAGGAAATGAAGGCCCTTCGAgggaaagacttgtttgggaagagcgTCTCTGAGCTCTGCTTGGTCCCAAATGTGAAGATTCCAAcgaagttcaaggtcccagactttgaaaatTACAAGGGGAATGGTTGTCCGCTCAGCCATTTGatcat CCTGTCTGGCGCTGCCTTGAAATGGTATATGGGTCTTGATTGTGGCTCTGTGTGCACTTTCAATGAACTCGGTGAGGCTTTTGTAAggcagtacaaatacaacgtggatatggctctGGACAGAGATCAG GAATTTGATAGCTCCACGTGA